A region from the Kineothrix sp. IPX-CK genome encodes:
- a CDS encoding sigma 54-interacting transcriptional regulator, with protein MGKGEQGNFPFLIQDYLEAILENFHDGIYITDNEANTVYLNHSYELISGLLKSEMIGRNMKDLVARGVISRSGTLAVLETRDTFTAEQSFRTGKRAIITSTPIFEEGNNSENIIMVVTIVREITEIYSIRRELRRKEQLNRTYLQEVERIQREMTGNTEIVAVDKKSIGLMRVVERVSMVDNPILLSGDNGVGKEKMAEFIHKHSERSEFSFLRINFSVIPEAELMGYLFGIYDEKSGEYRMGMLESAERGTIYIEELSEIPLKLQIVLLELIREGACVLGDGTVRKLNVRVIAGSVYSLEELKSKSIINREILDIFSLFPLEVVPLRERKEDIVPLLDFFLNQHNKKTGENKKFDRDSYKILLDYHWPGNVLELKNLVQRAAIISPEDIIGPQDLFIEENIEFTSKRQEELPEKYDLKEEIARLEASYMEKAFKKYRNTRLAAESLGMDSSTFVRKRQKYEKAGLMKERGKKALK; from the coding sequence ATGGGCAAAGGCGAACAAGGGAACTTCCCATTTTTAATACAGGATTATCTGGAAGCGATTTTGGAGAATTTTCATGATGGTATTTATATAACGGATAACGAAGCTAATACTGTATATTTGAATCATAGCTATGAATTGATCAGCGGCCTGCTAAAATCTGAAATGATAGGCAGGAATATGAAAGATTTGGTCGCCAGGGGAGTGATTTCAAGGAGCGGTACGCTGGCGGTTCTCGAGACGAGAGACACCTTTACTGCAGAACAGAGTTTCCGGACCGGAAAAAGAGCGATTATTACGAGTACTCCGATTTTTGAAGAGGGTAATAACAGTGAAAATATTATTATGGTTGTCACGATTGTACGTGAGATTACAGAAATCTATTCGATAAGAAGGGAACTTAGAAGAAAAGAGCAGCTGAATCGTACTTACCTGCAGGAAGTGGAACGAATACAGAGAGAAATGACGGGAAATACCGAAATCGTGGCTGTTGATAAGAAATCAATTGGTCTTATGCGAGTTGTAGAACGTGTTTCCATGGTGGACAATCCCATACTGCTGTCAGGGGATAACGGTGTTGGCAAAGAAAAGATGGCTGAATTTATCCATAAACATTCGGAACGCTCTGAGTTTTCTTTCTTGCGTATCAACTTTTCGGTGATACCGGAAGCGGAGCTCATGGGTTATTTGTTTGGAATCTATGATGAAAAAAGCGGTGAATACAGGATGGGGATGCTTGAAAGTGCAGAAAGAGGAACCATCTATATCGAGGAGCTTAGTGAAATCCCGCTAAAACTGCAGATTGTATTGCTTGAACTTATCAGAGAGGGAGCTTGCGTTCTTGGTGACGGGACGGTACGTAAATTAAATGTAAGGGTTATTGCGGGCAGCGTTTATTCTCTTGAAGAATTAAAGAGTAAAAGTATCATTAACAGGGAAATATTAGATATATTTTCATTGTTCCCTCTGGAAGTCGTTCCTTTAAGGGAAAGAAAAGAAGACATAGTCCCTTTGTTGGATTTCTTTTTGAATCAGCATAATAAAAAGACCGGAGAGAACAAAAAATTTGATCGTGACAGCTACAAGATCCTGCTTGATTATCATTGGCCGGGAAATGTTCTGGAATTAAAAAATCTCGTTCAAAGGGCCGCTATAATCAGCCCTGAGGACATTATCGGCCCGCAGGATTTGTTTATTGAAGAAAATATAGAATTTACGAGCAAGAGACAAGAGGAACTTCCGGAGAAATATGACCTGAAGGAAGAGATAGCACGTCTGGAAGCAAGTTACATGGAAAAGGCTTTTAAAAAGTATCGTAATACAAGGCTTGCAGCAGAAAGCCTTGGTATGGACAGTTCAACCTTTGTAAGAAAACGTCAGAAGTATGAGAAAGCCGGGCTTATGAAGGAACGGGGGAAAAAGGCTCTGAAATAG